In Primulina huaijiensis isolate GDHJ02 chromosome 4, ASM1229523v2, whole genome shotgun sequence, a genomic segment contains:
- the LOC140975328 gene encoding nuclear transport factor 2-like yields the protein MVTQSGLSAQNVASSFVKQYYAVLEICPENVHKFYQESSQLGWAEPDGAVTSVTTLGGIDDKIMSSDYKNCSVDLKHVDSQYSKDGGVVVAVTGVLTGKDITKKNFNQTFFLAKQERGFFVLNDIFRYTDICESITNTVVPHDDKSNQTDEADPTQNSAQTEFEVENGNVEQKSSPPVLKESVPINISSEASDEDMNSTLAPVSNIKEDSPKISYASILANANHGTSPKSFSIPPKADYKTAVSTPKADYKTAVSTPKASSPPGNGSLKVANTTNASYTEGHGIYIGKLPYDVTKQAIAEEVKKFGPVRRGLDSIQIRRHEDGFCCGFVEFESADSARLAVEAHHVYFGEKESYISYKKASNQVNNKGKGRSPSRARIQNNYPRGRDTNRITSNGRFQNGNHSGFEKGQVRDAQPSRQVAERW from the exons ATGGTGACTCAATCAGGACTTTCTGCCCAAAATGTGGCGAGTTCCTTTGTGAAGCAATACTACGCAGTACTCGAAATATGTCCCGAAAATGTCCACAAGTTTTATCAGGAGTCAAGCCAGCTAGGCTGGGCAGAACCTGATGGTGCTGTGACATCAGTGACAACATTAGGC GGAATTGATGACAAGATTATGTCTTCTGATTATAAGAACTGTTCTGTTGATCTCAAACATGTGGACTCCCAATATTCTAAGGACGGAGGAGTTGTGGTAGCCGTAACAGGAGTTTTGACTGGAAAAGATATTacgaaaaagaattttaatCAAACGTTCTTTCTTGCAAAGCAAGAGAGAGGCTTCTTTGTCTTGAATGATATTTTTCGATATACTGACATATGTGAGTCAATAACAAATACTGTTGTCCCTCATGATGACAAAAGCAATCAAACTGATGAAGCTGATCCAACTCAGAATTCAG CACAAACTGAATTTGAGGTTGAAAACGGAAATGTTGAGCAAAAATCCAGTCCTCCTGTCTTGAAAGAATCTGTCCCAATAAACATTTCTTCTGAGGCTTCAGATGAGGACATGAATTCAACTCTTGCACCTGTGTCTAACATTAAAGAGGATTCTCCGAAAATTAGCTACGCTTCTATC TTGGCAAATGCTAATCATGGGACTTCTCCAAAATCTTTTAGCATTCCTCCGAAAGCTGACTATAAAACTGCAGTTTCAACTCCGAAAGCTGACTATAAAACTGCAGTTTCAACTCCAAAAGCATCTTCTCCTCCTGGAAATGGATCTTTGAAAGTTGCAAATACTACTAATGCCTCCTATACAGAAG GTCATGGAATATACATAGGAAAATTACCTTATGATGTCACTAAACAAGCAATTGCAGAAGAAGTTAAAAAGTTTGGACCAGTTAGGAGAGGTTTAGATAGTATCCAGATCAGAAGACATGAG GATGGATTTTGCTGTGGTTTTGTGGAATTTGAGTCAGCAGATTCTGCTCGTCTTGCAGTAGAG GCTCACCATGTTTACTTTGGTGAAAAGGAATCTTATATCTCGTACAAGAAGGCTTCCAATCAAG TTAATAACAAAGGCAAGGGAAGGTCTCCTTCAAGGGCTCGAATTCAAAACAATTATCCTAGGGGAAGGGACACTAACCGAATCACTAGCAATGGGAGGTTTCAGAATGGCAACCATTCCGGCTTCGAGAAGGGCCAAGTGAGGGATGCTCAGCCAAGCAGGCAAGTCGCAGAGCGGTGGTAG